One Sanguibacter sp. HDW7 DNA window includes the following coding sequences:
- a CDS encoding uridine kinase, whose protein sequence is MPVPHDVVTRLAAAIEAAPAGLAAMRLVCVDGPAGSGKTTLAAALAPHLGAQVLHMDDLYEGWTGLEQGPERLREWVLEPLVQGTPGRYRRYDWGLGRYVERHTVPLGDFLVVEGVGSASLLAEPFAPFVVWVEAPDDVRLARGIARDGEAMAEEWRRWMVAEAEHHRVNRTRERADVVLDGEGNVVEPGAP, encoded by the coding sequence CACGACGTCGTCACCCGCCTTGCCGCCGCGATCGAGGCCGCGCCCGCGGGCCTCGCCGCGATGCGACTCGTGTGCGTCGACGGCCCGGCGGGTTCGGGCAAGACGACGCTCGCGGCGGCGCTCGCGCCGCACCTCGGCGCGCAGGTCCTCCACATGGACGACCTCTACGAGGGCTGGACGGGCCTCGAGCAGGGGCCAGAGCGGTTGCGCGAGTGGGTGCTCGAGCCGCTCGTGCAGGGCACGCCGGGTCGCTACCGGCGCTACGACTGGGGGCTGGGCCGTTACGTCGAGCGGCACACGGTGCCGCTCGGGGACTTCCTCGTCGTCGAGGGCGTGGGTTCGGCGAGCCTGCTCGCGGAGCCGTTCGCGCCGTTCGTCGTGTGGGTCGAGGCGCCTGACGACGTCCGCCTCGCGCGGGGCATCGCGCGGGACGGTGAGGCGATGGCGGAGGAGTGGCGACGCTGGATGGTCGCCGAGGCCGAGCACCACCGGGTGAACCGGACGCGCGAGCGTGCGGACGTCGTGCTCGACGGTGAGGGAAACGTCGTGGAGCCGGGGGCGCCGTGA
- a CDS encoding DNA-3-methyladenine glycosylase, translated as MSVPGPGGFVVPDRTLLACRATEAVPLLLGALLVAVSAEGTVAVRITEVEAYQGVEDPGSHAFRGRSRRNAVMFGPPGRLYAYRHLGLHTCVNVVCGPDGEAAAVLLRAGEVVVGADLARRRRTARGTARADVDLARGPARLTVALGLGPEADGADVLDPAGRIALRVPAVPVDPSTVRSGPRVGVSGEGGDAGLFPWRFWLDGEPTVSAYRRAAPRRRAGGAQSTGAPSGARDLKE; from the coding sequence GTGAGCGTGCCGGGCCCAGGCGGTTTCGTCGTCCCGGACCGCACGCTGCTCGCGTGTCGCGCGACCGAGGCGGTGCCGCTCCTGCTGGGCGCGCTGCTCGTCGCAGTGTCGGCCGAGGGGACTGTCGCGGTGCGGATCACGGAGGTCGAGGCGTACCAGGGCGTCGAGGACCCGGGCTCGCACGCGTTCCGCGGCCGGTCACGCCGCAACGCGGTGATGTTCGGCCCGCCGGGGCGCCTGTACGCCTACCGGCACCTGGGCCTGCACACGTGCGTCAACGTCGTGTGCGGTCCGGACGGCGAGGCGGCGGCTGTCCTGCTGCGGGCGGGCGAGGTCGTCGTCGGCGCGGATCTCGCGCGACGTCGCCGCACCGCGCGCGGCACGGCGCGGGCGGACGTCGACCTGGCGCGCGGTCCTGCGCGCCTCACGGTCGCGCTGGGCCTGGGGCCGGAGGCCGACGGCGCTGACGTGCTCGACCCCGCCGGCCGCATCGCGTTGCGGGTCCCTGCTGTGCCGGTCGACCCGTCGACGGTGCGGTCGGGACCGCGCGTCGGGGTGTCGGGGGAGGGCGGTGACGCCGGTCTGTTCCCGTGGCGCTTCTGGCTCGACGGTGAGCCGACGGTGTCCGCGTACAGGCGTGCGGCTCCGCGGCGTCGCGCAGGTGGGGCACAATCGACGGGTGCGCCGAGCGGCGCCCGAGATCTGAAGGAGTAG
- the tyrS gene encoding tyrosine--tRNA ligase encodes MTDVLDELQWRGLIAQSTDIDALRKALEDGTVTYYCGFDPTAPSLHHGHLVQLVLLRHLQLAGHRPIALVGGATGLIGDPRMSGERVLNDRATVAEWVERLRAQIERFLSFEGDNAALMVNNLDWHGGLSALDFLRDVGKHYRLGTMLAKDTVARRLASDEGISFTEFSYQILQGMDFLELNRRHGVTLQTGGNDQWGNLLSGVELARKSDGLALHALTTPLITKADGTKFGKSEGGAVWLAPDMMTPYAFYQFWLNAADEDVVGWLRTFTFRTREQIAELETAVAERPAAREAQRALALDVTTLVHGERAAHQAIAASQALFGRGELAELDDDTVAAAVSGLPSAPARVGDAVVDVLAATGVVAGRSAARRAIAEGGVYVSNVKVMSEDAILTADDVLAGRFVLLRRGKKTLVVAEIAD; translated from the coding sequence GTGACCGACGTTCTTGACGAGCTCCAGTGGCGCGGGCTCATCGCCCAGTCCACGGACATCGACGCCTTGCGCAAGGCTCTCGAGGACGGCACCGTCACGTATTACTGCGGCTTCGACCCGACGGCGCCGAGCCTTCACCACGGTCACCTCGTCCAGCTCGTCCTGCTGCGTCACCTCCAGCTCGCGGGGCACCGTCCCATCGCGCTCGTGGGTGGCGCGACTGGCCTCATCGGTGACCCGCGCATGTCGGGGGAGCGCGTCCTCAACGACCGCGCGACGGTAGCCGAGTGGGTCGAGCGGCTGCGGGCGCAGATCGAGCGCTTCCTGTCGTTCGAGGGCGACAACGCCGCGCTCATGGTCAACAACCTCGACTGGCACGGCGGCCTCTCGGCGCTCGACTTCCTGCGGGACGTCGGCAAGCACTACCGCCTGGGCACGATGCTCGCGAAGGACACGGTTGCGCGCCGGCTGGCGTCGGACGAGGGCATCTCGTTCACGGAGTTCAGCTACCAGATCCTCCAGGGCATGGACTTCCTCGAGCTCAACCGTCGTCACGGCGTGACGCTGCAGACGGGTGGCAACGACCAGTGGGGCAACCTGCTCTCGGGCGTCGAGCTCGCGCGCAAGTCGGACGGGCTGGCGCTGCACGCGCTGACGACGCCGCTCATCACGAAGGCGGACGGCACGAAGTTCGGCAAGTCCGAGGGCGGCGCCGTGTGGCTCGCGCCGGACATGATGACGCCGTACGCGTTCTACCAGTTCTGGCTCAACGCGGCCGACGAGGACGTCGTGGGCTGGCTGCGGACGTTCACGTTCCGTACGCGGGAGCAGATCGCCGAGCTCGAGACCGCGGTCGCGGAGCGGCCGGCGGCGCGTGAGGCGCAGCGGGCGCTCGCGCTCGACGTGACGACGCTCGTCCACGGCGAGCGTGCTGCGCACCAGGCGATCGCAGCCTCGCAGGCGCTGTTCGGCCGTGGTGAGCTCGCGGAGCTCGACGACGACACTGTCGCAGCGGCGGTCTCGGGACTGCCGTCGGCGCCGGCGCGTGTCGGTGACGCGGTGGTCGACGTCCTCGCGGCGACGGGTGTTGTTGCCGGTCGCTCGGCCGCACGTCGTGCGATCGCCGAGGGCGGGGTCTACGTCAGCAACGTCAAGGTGATGTCGGAGGACGCGATCCTCACGGCGGACGACGTGCTCGCGGGCCGCTTCGTGCTGCTGCGCCGGGGCAAGAAGACGCTCGTTGTCGCGGAGATCGCTGACTGA
- a CDS encoding tetratricopeptide repeat protein has product MNDQQAGGDRQDRRPERGDRSYRGGREQAGREDRSGARGGDRREGGFRGNREGGERRYGDRPAYGQRDGDRREGGFRGGRDGERREGGFQGSRDGGFRGYRDGGSRDDAPREGGFRGNREGGERRYGDRPAYGQRDGGRREGGFQGNRDGGFRGGRDGASRDGAPRSGGFQGNREGGERREGGFQGNREGGFRGNREGGERRYGDRPAYGQRDDRREGGFRGARDGAPRDGAPRDGASREGGFRGNREGGERRYGDRPAYGQHDGERREGGFQGSRDGGFRGTRDGAPREGGFRGNREGGERRYGDRPAYGQRDGDRREGGFQGSRDSGFRGGRDGAPRDGAPRSGGFQGNREGGERREGGFRGNREGGERRYGDRPAYGQRDGGPREGGFRGGREGGSRDGGPREGGFRGGRDGGERRFGERPSHGQRDDRREGGFRGDQARGDRAHGPARDTSDRHEVRRDTPRDTMRDDRREVPAGPEIPEDVTIGELDREARANLRSLSKQNAETVGRHLVMVARLFDIDPELAYEHAVAAVARGGRVDIVRETAGLAAYRTERYAEALRELRTVRRLNGSSEHLPVMADCERGLGRPERAIALAQTPEAETLDTEGRVELAIVVAGARMDLGETDAALVTLADIDLTGVARVQQVRVLQARADILESVGRDEEAAATLEGVTPAELAAAIGEIELDEDVVVLDLDDLEPEEDEDADAEDASADLTPDDDEVDVADEAVEAGDDIDAVDDGAEADTLSTDDDATDDDADADESGAIGDEPEATDDEERA; this is encoded by the coding sequence GTGAACGATCAGCAGGCTGGCGGCGACCGTCAGGATCGACGCCCCGAGCGCGGCGACCGCAGCTACCGCGGAGGCCGTGAGCAGGCAGGCCGTGAGGATCGGTCCGGAGCTCGCGGTGGTGACCGCCGCGAGGGTGGCTTCCGTGGGAACCGTGAGGGTGGCGAGCGTCGCTACGGCGACCGCCCCGCCTACGGCCAGCGTGATGGTGACCGTCGTGAAGGCGGCTTCCGCGGCGGTCGCGACGGTGAGCGTCGTGAAGGTGGCTTCCAGGGCAGCCGCGACGGTGGCTTCCGCGGTTACCGCGACGGGGGCTCCCGCGACGACGCTCCTCGTGAGGGCGGCTTCCGCGGCAACCGAGAGGGTGGAGAGCGTCGCTACGGCGACCGCCCCGCCTACGGCCAGCGCGACGGTGGCCGTCGCGAAGGTGGCTTCCAGGGCAACCGCGACGGTGGCTTCCGTGGCGGTCGCGACGGAGCTTCCCGCGACGGCGCACCGCGTTCGGGTGGCTTCCAGGGCAACCGTGAGGGTGGCGAGCGCCGCGAGGGCGGTTTCCAGGGCAACCGCGAGGGCGGTTTCCGTGGGAACCGCGAAGGTGGTGAGCGTCGCTACGGCGACCGCCCCGCCTACGGCCAGCGCGACGACCGTCGCGAGGGCGGCTTCCGCGGTGCTCGCGACGGTGCACCGCGTGACGGGGCTCCTCGTGACGGTGCTTCTCGTGAGGGGGGCTTCCGCGGCAATCGTGAGGGCGGTGAGCGTCGCTACGGCGACCGACCCGCCTACGGCCAGCACGACGGCGAGCGTCGTGAAGGTGGCTTCCAGGGCAGCCGCGACGGTGGCTTCCGGGGCACCCGCGACGGCGCCCCTCGTGAGGGCGGTTTCCGTGGCAACCGAGAGGGTGGTGAGCGTCGCTACGGCGACCGCCCCGCCTACGGCCAGCGCGACGGTGACCGTCGTGAAGGTGGCTTCCAGGGCAGCCGCGACAGCGGCTTCCGCGGTGGCCGCGACGGAGCTCCCCGAGACGGCGCACCGCGTTCGGGTGGCTTCCAGGGCAACCGTGAGGGTGGCGAGCGCCGTGAGGGTGGCTTCCGTGGGAACCGTGAGGGTGGTGAGCGTCGCTACGGCGACCGCCCCGCCTACGGCCAGCGCGACGGTGGTCCTCGCGAGGGTGGCTTCCGTGGTGGCCGTGAGGGTGGCTCCCGTGACGGCGGCCCCCGCGAGGGTGGCTTCCGCGGTGGCCGCGACGGTGGTGAGCGCCGCTTCGGCGAACGCCCGTCGCACGGCCAGCGTGACGACCGTCGTGAGGGCGGCTTCCGCGGCGACCAGGCACGTGGAGATCGGGCGCACGGCCCGGCCCGTGACACGTCGGACCGGCACGAGGTGCGCCGTGACACGCCCCGCGACACCATGCGCGACGACCGCCGCGAGGTTCCCGCGGGTCCCGAGATCCCCGAGGACGTGACGATCGGCGAGCTCGACCGTGAGGCGCGGGCCAACCTGCGCTCGCTCTCGAAGCAGAACGCGGAGACCGTCGGCCGCCACCTCGTCATGGTCGCGCGCCTCTTCGACATCGACCCCGAGCTTGCCTACGAGCACGCTGTCGCTGCGGTCGCACGCGGTGGTCGCGTCGACATCGTTCGGGAGACCGCGGGTCTCGCCGCGTACCGCACCGAGCGCTACGCCGAGGCGCTGCGCGAGCTGCGCACCGTGCGTCGGCTCAACGGCTCGTCCGAGCACCTGCCCGTCATGGCGGACTGCGAGCGCGGGCTCGGGCGTCCCGAGCGTGCGATCGCGCTCGCGCAGACGCCCGAGGCCGAGACGCTCGACACCGAGGGACGCGTCGAGCTCGCGATCGTCGTCGCCGGTGCCCGCATGGACCTCGGCGAGACCGACGCCGCGCTCGTGACGCTCGCTGACATCGATCTCACCGGCGTCGCGCGCGTCCAGCAGGTGCGCGTGCTGCAGGCCCGCGCCGACATCCTCGAGTCCGTAGGACGCGACGAGGAGGCCGCCGCCACGCTCGAGGGCGTCACGCCGGCCGAGCTTGCCGCCGCGATCGGCGAGATCGAGCTCGACGAGGACGTCGTCGTCCTCGACCTCGACGACCTCGAGCCGGAGGAGGACGAGGACGCGGACGCGGAGGATGCGTCTGCCGACCTCACCCCTGACGATGATGAGGTTGACGTCGCCGACGAGGCCGTTGAGGCAGGCGACGACATCGACGCCGTGGACGACGGCGCCGAGGCGGACACGCTCAGCACGGACGACGACGCCACGGACGACGACGCCGACGCGGACGAGTCCGGCGCCATCGGCGACGAGCCCGAGGCGACCGACGACGAGGAGCGCGCGTGA
- a CDS encoding HAD-IIA family hydrolase yields the protein MSAGLIGSAAPLAEAFDLALVDLDGVAYRGPLPIDHAAPSLTGARARGMRLVFVTNNASREPEDVAGQLTGLDIPTSPDEVMTAAQAAAQVLAGRLERGSKVLVVGGAGLRTAVRDVGMTIVASADDAPDAVVQGFAPDLAWKDLAEAAYAVGKGAWFVASNRDLSLPTARGYAPGNGALVGAVVAATGFEPDSAGKPSPRMYELAVERAGGARPLVVGDRLDTDLAGARSGGYVGLHVLTGVSTARDDILAEPHLRPHLLGEDLRALLVAHPEPVVRDGWWTSRGIAARVEAGRLELDDTRGDADAEPVDLVRAACAAAWESADAGAPLDPSVVPDLPVGSH from the coding sequence GTGAGCGCGGGTCTCATCGGGTCCGCCGCACCTCTTGCCGAGGCCTTCGACCTCGCGCTCGTCGATCTCGACGGAGTCGCCTACCGCGGCCCGCTGCCTATCGACCACGCGGCGCCGAGCCTCACGGGCGCGCGCGCCCGAGGCATGCGGCTCGTCTTCGTGACGAACAACGCGTCGCGCGAGCCCGAGGACGTCGCCGGCCAGCTCACGGGCCTCGACATCCCGACGTCGCCCGACGAGGTCATGACGGCCGCGCAGGCGGCCGCCCAGGTCCTCGCGGGCCGGCTCGAGCGTGGCTCGAAGGTCCTCGTCGTCGGCGGGGCCGGCCTGCGCACCGCGGTGCGCGACGTCGGCATGACGATCGTCGCGTCGGCCGACGACGCGCCCGACGCGGTCGTCCAGGGCTTCGCGCCCGACCTCGCGTGGAAGGACCTCGCCGAGGCCGCCTACGCGGTGGGCAAGGGCGCGTGGTTCGTCGCGTCGAACCGTGACCTCTCGCTGCCGACGGCGCGCGGCTACGCTCCCGGCAACGGGGCGCTCGTCGGCGCGGTCGTCGCGGCGACGGGATTCGAGCCCGACTCCGCAGGCAAGCCGTCACCGCGCATGTACGAGCTGGCAGTCGAGCGTGCCGGGGGAGCCCGACCGCTCGTCGTCGGCGACCGCCTCGACACGGACCTCGCCGGTGCCCGCTCCGGCGGGTACGTCGGGCTCCACGTCCTCACCGGCGTGAGCACGGCGCGCGACGACATCCTCGCTGAGCCGCACCTGCGGCCCCACCTTCTCGGCGAGGACCTGCGCGCGCTGCTCGTCGCCCACCCCGAGCCCGTCGTCCGCGACGGCTGGTGGACGAGCCGCGGCATCGCCGCACGGGTCGAGGCCGGCCGGCTCGAGCTCGACGACACGCGCGGTGACGCCGACGCGGAGCCCGTCGACCTCGTGCGTGCGGCCTGCGCGGCTGCATGGGAGTCGGCCGACGCGGGCGCCCCGCTCGACCCGTCCGTCGTGCCCGACCTTCCCGTCGGCAGCCACTGA
- a CDS encoding TlyA family RNA methyltransferase, protein MSLPVPPTSTGGVPTDADGAHERLDVALVARGLARSRARASQQVKDGRVHVDGVLASRPAQPVGPDATLTVDDAPDGELVSRAGGKLVGALAALDRLAATGVRTPGLRGLDCLDVGASTGGFTHVLLERGARAVAAIDVGHDQLVPELRRDPRVTVREGLNARELRAEDLPFEPALVVADLSFISLTLVLPAVRAAAPDAELLLMVKPQFEVGRARLGRGGVVRDPEHHVDAVLDVVACGAEHGARLRGVVASAVPGPAGNREFFCWFSPDAPHDPHAARTDAAAAVRAAVADSSGATFRTVGIPSHDRDGR, encoded by the coding sequence GTGAGCCTCCCCGTGCCTCCCACCTCGACCGGCGGCGTCCCGACCGACGCCGACGGGGCCCACGAGCGTCTCGACGTCGCGCTCGTCGCGCGGGGCCTGGCCCGCTCCCGCGCCCGCGCCTCCCAGCAGGTCAAGGACGGCCGCGTCCACGTCGACGGCGTCCTCGCGTCGCGGCCCGCGCAGCCCGTCGGTCCCGACGCCACGCTCACGGTCGACGACGCACCTGACGGCGAGCTCGTCTCGCGCGCCGGCGGCAAGCTCGTCGGCGCGCTCGCCGCGCTCGACAGGCTCGCGGCGACAGGAGTCCGCACCCCCGGGCTGCGAGGCCTCGACTGCCTCGACGTCGGTGCGTCGACGGGCGGCTTCACGCACGTCCTGCTCGAGCGCGGTGCGCGCGCGGTCGCCGCGATCGACGTCGGCCACGACCAGCTCGTCCCCGAGCTCCGCCGCGACCCGCGTGTCACCGTCCGTGAGGGACTCAACGCGCGCGAGCTGCGCGCTGAGGACCTGCCGTTCGAGCCCGCTCTCGTCGTCGCTGATCTCTCCTTCATCTCCCTCACCCTCGTCCTGCCCGCCGTCCGCGCCGCGGCCCCGGACGCCGAGCTGCTCCTCATGGTGAAGCCGCAGTTCGAGGTCGGTCGCGCGCGGCTCGGACGTGGCGGCGTCGTCCGCGACCCCGAGCACCACGTGGACGCGGTGCTCGACGTCGTCGCGTGCGGCGCCGAGCACGGGGCGCGACTGCGCGGCGTCGTCGCGTCGGCCGTCCCCGGGCCAGCAGGAAACCGAGAGTTCTTCTGCTGGTTCTCCCCGGACGCGCCGCACGACCCGCACGCGGCACGCACGGACGCGGCGGCCGCGGTGCGCGCCGCGGTGGCAGACTCGTCCGGGGCGACCTTTCGCACGGTCGGCATCCCTTCGCACGACCGAGATGGACGGTGA
- a CDS encoding NAD kinase, whose translation MTRTAIVVAHGGRPEALVALRETLHELAAAGFEVVLHDDHERLPVHGDLQGSRHDSIGDAEIVVVLGGDGTILRAAELTRGTDVPILGVNLGHVGFLAEAEREDLRAAVHRIGARDYEVEERGIVEVSVRTPQGDVLTGWALNEATVEKADRERMIEVVVEVDGRPLSSFGCDGVIVATATGSTAHAFSGGGPVVWPDVDAMLLVPLAAHALFARPLVVGPRSAFAIEVVPDSQTSGVLTLDGRRRVDVAPGSRIEVTLGTDRVRLARLSHALFSDRLVNKFDLPVVGWRGAARASAEHRSTTPVAPDQEA comes from the coding sequence ATGACCCGCACCGCGATCGTCGTCGCCCACGGCGGGCGGCCCGAGGCGCTCGTCGCGCTCCGGGAGACGCTCCACGAGCTGGCGGCGGCGGGCTTCGAGGTCGTGCTGCACGACGACCACGAGCGCCTGCCCGTCCACGGCGACCTCCAGGGCAGCCGGCACGACAGCATCGGCGACGCCGAGATCGTCGTCGTCCTCGGCGGCGACGGCACGATCCTGCGCGCCGCCGAGCTCACGCGCGGCACGGACGTGCCGATCCTCGGGGTTAACCTCGGTCACGTCGGGTTCCTCGCTGAGGCCGAGCGAGAGGACCTGCGCGCAGCCGTCCATCGGATCGGTGCGCGCGACTACGAGGTCGAGGAGCGCGGGATCGTCGAGGTCTCCGTCCGCACCCCCCAGGGCGACGTCCTCACCGGCTGGGCGCTCAACGAGGCGACGGTCGAGAAGGCGGACCGCGAACGCATGATCGAGGTTGTCGTCGAGGTCGACGGACGACCTCTGTCGTCGTTCGGCTGCGACGGTGTCATCGTCGCGACGGCGACAGGGTCGACCGCGCACGCGTTTTCCGGCGGCGGCCCGGTCGTGTGGCCCGACGTCGACGCGATGCTGCTCGTCCCGCTCGCCGCGCACGCGCTCTTCGCGCGCCCGCTCGTCGTCGGGCCCCGCTCCGCGTTCGCGATCGAGGTCGTGCCCGACTCCCAGACGTCGGGCGTCCTCACGCTCGACGGCCGACGCCGCGTCGACGTCGCGCCCGGCTCGCGTATCGAGGTGACGCTCGGGACCGACCGCGTGCGGCTCGCGCGCCTCAGCCACGCGCTCTTCAGCGACCGGCTCGTCAACAAGTTCGACCTTCCGGTCGTCGGCTGGCGAGGCGCAGCGCGCGCCTCGGCCGAGCACCGCAGCACGACCCCCGTCGCACCCGACCAGGAGGCATGA
- the recN gene encoding DNA repair protein RecN, with protein sequence MLEEISLENIGVITHARIPFAPGLTAITGETGAGKTMLLTGLDLLMGGKADAARVRTGTERAAAEGTFVLPAGSAVRERVEDAGGELDDDGALVVLRTVAAAGRSRAHLGGRTVPQTVLAEISGELVTVHGQADQLRLRSPRRQREALDSYLGPDHLALLGRYRDAWTERAAVLEEAARLVAERDDRAREAELLRLGLAEIERVDPRAGEDSELDALVERLSNVEEIRLRAAEAHAALVGDESGEDRPDAVALVDHARRALDHAGEHDAELAGLAARIAEAGYALAEVAAELSSHLAGLEADPAALERAHERRAELTTLTRSYGADAAEVLAWASRAGLRLLDLEGGDERIVVLGTRRDELDALLGELAETLGAARRRGAEDFAARVTAELDGLAMAGARLVVDVATTAPGPYGADDVTISLVPHAGAPASPLGRGASGGELSRVMLAVEVVLAASPGGETPSFVFDEIDAGIGGRAALEVGARLARLARDAQVVVVTHLAQVAAYADQHVVVTKSTAADGDVVTQSDVRTVTGDDRLAELARMLSGQDSAVARTHAAELLRAAVVG encoded by the coding sequence GTGCTCGAGGAGATCTCGCTCGAGAACATCGGCGTCATCACGCATGCCCGCATCCCGTTCGCTCCCGGCCTCACGGCGATCACGGGGGAGACGGGCGCGGGCAAGACCATGCTCCTCACGGGGCTCGACCTCCTCATGGGCGGCAAGGCCGACGCCGCGAGGGTCCGCACGGGCACCGAGCGCGCAGCGGCCGAGGGTACCTTCGTGCTGCCCGCCGGATCGGCCGTGCGCGAGCGCGTCGAGGACGCCGGCGGCGAGCTCGACGACGACGGTGCACTCGTCGTGCTGCGCACCGTCGCCGCCGCGGGCCGCTCGAGGGCGCACCTCGGCGGCCGGACCGTCCCGCAGACCGTGCTCGCGGAGATCTCGGGCGAGCTCGTCACCGTCCACGGGCAGGCCGACCAGCTGCGGCTGCGTTCGCCGAGGCGGCAGCGAGAGGCTCTCGACTCCTACCTCGGCCCTGACCACCTCGCGCTCCTCGGCCGCTACCGCGACGCCTGGACGGAGCGTGCCGCGGTGCTCGAGGAGGCCGCGCGCCTCGTCGCCGAGCGCGACGACCGTGCGCGCGAGGCCGAGCTGCTGCGCCTCGGTCTCGCCGAGATCGAACGGGTCGACCCGCGCGCGGGGGAGGACTCTGAGCTCGACGCGCTCGTCGAGCGGCTGAGCAACGTCGAGGAGATCCGCCTGCGCGCGGCCGAGGCGCACGCCGCTCTCGTCGGCGACGAGTCCGGCGAGGACCGGCCCGACGCCGTCGCGCTCGTCGACCACGCGCGCCGGGCGCTCGACCACGCGGGGGAGCACGACGCGGAGCTCGCGGGGCTCGCTGCCCGCATCGCGGAGGCGGGCTACGCGCTCGCCGAGGTCGCCGCCGAGCTCTCCTCCCACCTAGCCGGGCTCGAGGCCGACCCGGCCGCGCTCGAACGCGCCCACGAGCGACGCGCCGAGCTCACGACGCTCACCCGGTCCTACGGCGCCGACGCGGCCGAGGTCCTCGCGTGGGCCTCGCGCGCCGGCCTCCGCCTCCTCGACCTCGAGGGCGGCGACGAGCGGATCGTCGTCCTCGGTACCCGCCGCGACGAGCTCGACGCGCTGCTCGGGGAGCTCGCGGAGACGCTCGGCGCCGCGCGCAGGCGCGGCGCGGAAGACTTCGCGGCGCGCGTCACCGCGGAGCTCGACGGCCTCGCGATGGCCGGTGCCCGGCTCGTCGTCGACGTCGCGACCACCGCGCCCGGGCCGTACGGGGCCGACGACGTGACCATCTCCCTCGTGCCGCACGCCGGAGCCCCCGCGAGCCCGCTCGGCCGCGGCGCGTCGGGCGGCGAGCTCTCGCGCGTCATGCTCGCGGTCGAGGTCGTCCTCGCGGCGAGCCCCGGCGGCGAGACGCCGTCGTTCGTCTTCGACGAGATCGACGCCGGCATCGGTGGACGCGCCGCGCTCGAGGTCGGGGCGCGCCTCGCGCGGCTGGCACGCGACGCGCAGGTCGTCGTCGTCACGCATCTCGCGCAGGTCGCCGCGTACGCCGACCAGCACGTCGTCGTGACGAAGTCGACGGCCGCGGACGGAGATGTCGTCACGCAGTCCGACGTCCGCACCGTGACCGGCGACGACCGTCTCGCCGAGCTCGCACGGATGCTCTCCGGCCAGGACTCGGCGGTGGCGCGCACCCACGCGGCGGAGCTCCTGCGTGCCGCGGTCGTGGGATGA
- the steA gene encoding putative cytokinetic ring protein SteA has product MRLTFRRGEIPEPTTGILGPVRVDARTKDLTKRLRPGDVAVIDHLDIDRVAAEALVAARPAAVLNAARSISGRYPNLGPEILLAAGIPLVDDLGPDIMTMPEGRKVRLDGASVFLGDAFVAEGVLQDEEIVTTALAEAREGLSAQLESFAANTMDYLRRERELLLDGVGVPDISTTIEGRQVLIVVRGYHYREDLATLRPYVREYRPILIGVDGGADAILDEGWKPDLIVGDMDSVSDKALTSGAEIVVHAYRDGKAPGLERVERLGVHHVVFPATGTSEDVAMLLADDKGAEVIVAVGTHVTLVEFLDKGRSGMASTFLTRLRVGGKLVDAKGVSRLYRQRISNLQLTMLVVAGLVALVVALLSTAAGQTIFGLAGAQVDDVWSWFVGLFSGP; this is encoded by the coding sequence ATGAGACTCACCTTCCGCCGGGGAGAGATCCCCGAGCCCACCACCGGCATCCTTGGCCCCGTCCGTGTCGACGCACGGACGAAGGACCTCACCAAGCGCCTCCGCCCCGGCGACGTCGCTGTCATCGACCACCTCGACATCGACCGCGTCGCCGCCGAGGCGCTCGTCGCCGCGCGCCCCGCCGCGGTGCTCAACGCTGCGCGCTCCATCTCGGGGCGCTACCCGAACCTGGGGCCGGAGATCCTCCTCGCCGCGGGCATCCCGCTCGTCGACGACCTCGGCCCGGACATCATGACGATGCCCGAAGGCCGCAAGGTCCGGCTCGACGGCGCGTCGGTGTTCCTCGGCGACGCCTTCGTGGCAGAGGGAGTTCTCCAGGACGAAGAGATCGTCACGACCGCACTCGCCGAGGCGCGCGAGGGCCTCTCCGCACAGCTCGAGTCGTTCGCCGCGAACACGATGGACTACCTGCGCCGCGAGCGGGAGCTCCTGCTCGACGGCGTCGGTGTGCCGGACATCAGCACGACGATCGAGGGCCGCCAGGTGCTCATCGTCGTCCGCGGCTACCACTACCGCGAGGACCTCGCGACGCTGCGCCCCTACGTGCGCGAGTACCGGCCCATCCTCATCGGGGTCGACGGCGGAGCCGACGCGATCCTCGACGAGGGATGGAAGCCCGACCTCATCGTCGGTGACATGGACTCCGTCTCCGACAAGGCGCTCACGTCTGGTGCCGAGATCGTCGTCCACGCCTACCGGGACGGTAAAGCGCCGGGCCTCGAGCGTGTCGAGCGCCTCGGTGTCCACCATGTCGTGTTCCCCGCGACGGGCACGAGCGAGGACGTCGCGATGCTCCTCGCCGACGACAAGGGCGCCGAGGTCATCGTCGCGGTCGGCACGCACGTCACCCTCGTGGAGTTCCTCGACAAGGGGCGCTCGGGCATGGCCTCGACGTTCCTCACCCGGCTGCGCGTCGGCGGCAAGCTCGTCGACGCGAAGGGCGTCTCGCGCCTCTACCGCCAGCGGATCTCGAACCTCCAGCTGACGATGCTCGTCGTCGCCGGTCTCGTCGCCCTCGTCGTCGCGCTGCTCTCGACGGCCGCCGGCCAGACGATCTTCGGGCTCGCAGGCGCCCAGGTCGACGACGTCTGGAGCTGGTTCGTCGGGCTCTTCTCCGGGCCGTGA